One stretch of Alcaligenes aquatilis DNA includes these proteins:
- a CDS encoding DUF2946 family protein produces the protein MNFPRPFPAATRWPHRLGLCLLLLAVVLRGIVPAGYMPTQNDQGYALAFCLPSGQSLPPEMVQHWAALLGEDTADHSDEATTSATCPFCVMLQAALTPAPVAVATPLSLGHFRPFLLPLLDPALAQAFIRGPPVGQRAPPFLLPA, from the coding sequence ATGAATTTTCCGCGTCCCTTTCCTGCTGCGACTCGCTGGCCCCATCGTCTGGGCCTGTGCTTGTTGTTGCTGGCTGTGGTGCTGCGCGGAATCGTGCCTGCGGGCTACATGCCCACGCAAAACGATCAGGGCTATGCCCTGGCCTTCTGTTTGCCTTCAGGACAAAGCCTGCCCCCTGAAATGGTGCAGCACTGGGCAGCCTTGTTGGGCGAGGACACCGCTGACCACTCGGACGAGGCTACTACCAGCGCCACCTGTCCGTTCTGCGTCATGCTGCAAGCCGCGTTGACGCCCGCGCCTGTGGCTGTCGCCACACCCTTGAGCCTGGGCCACTTCCGGCCCTTCCTGCTTCCCCTGCTTGATCCCGCCCTGGCACAGGCCTTTATTCGTGGCCCGCCGGTGGGACAACGAGCCCCACCCTTTCTTCTTCCTGCCTGA